A segment of the Aureliella helgolandensis genome:
TTATCTGGAAACTTTGTTAGTCTCGAAGCGGACGGTTGTGTATTTAACCGTTCTTGTCTTTTGCTCAGGCACCATATTAGTAACAACGTAGTCTACGATCTTTTCCCGCTGCTCAGGTACGTGCCGCGCGACAGTATACTCCTTTTTCTCGCCAGTCTCTGGATCAAATTTTGACCGGATCTCTCGAACCAAAGTCATTTGCGTGTAGCTAACCGTTTTGGAATGCTGTTCGCGAACGGGACGCATAACAAGGTAGTTAACGTCCATCGAATGTGTTTCACGTATCGGACGTGTGACATTGTAAGTCCTGCCCTGGTCTCCATCTGGATCTGACGTTCTGGCGAGCGTGGTCGCATTTGGTTCTGATGTGGTTCGATTACACCAGCCCACAATCGCCAATGCTAGTATCGACATTGCAGTTATTGAGAAGGCAGCTCTAAGTTTCAGTTTCATCCTAGCACTCCGTATGTGAATAGTTGATCACTTCTTGGTTAGATCGTCATTTCGGGTCGTTATCCATTAAAGCCATTCGCGTCGGATCGTCGCATCTTGGAAGGCAGAACGGCACGGATCACGCGGTCGCCGCGCAAGATCCTCAACTTCAAAAACGACGACTCGGCGACTCGTCGTGCATCCGATTGTTATTTGGCGTCTTCTGTGTTGCCAGTACGGTCTGTCTTGCGGTATTCGCCCACGATCTTCGCTTCACGGTTTACTGGCGTTACCAATTCAACAGTGTGGCCATCGAGATCCTTGACGACAGCACGGCGTCCCCATTCGGTGTCAGTTGGTTCCGTGACAATTGCAGCATCGATCTCACGAAGCAGATCAATGACGCCGTTAACATCGTCAACGTTAAACCCAATTCGCGTGTTGGTTGTGACGTCATTGACGTCTCGTTGTGGGTAGATTTCAAACACGAACCCACAAATGTCTGACGCAAAATGTTCCGGTCCTTTGCCGTGCGAATGTCGATCAAACAGCATGCCCATCTGCTGGTAGAATCTCACCGCACGATCGATGTCTGGCGATCGAATCACGAGTAAGTTTGCGACGGGCGGTGCAGCGAACATTCTTCATCCAAATAACGGCCGCCGTAACCGGGGACGGCAGTTTGATCTATCCATTTGTAATCGCGCGATGCCGTCCTCCGGTTCACGGCATGGTTCGCCGCGGTATCTCATTACAGGATGGTGTCAGCAAAGCCGGTCGACTGCACATAGCTTAGTCTACCCAACTATTCATTGCTCAACGCGCCAATCTGGTGCGAAGTCACTGCACCCGATCCATCAATTGCCACAATCGTCGGATATCCCGTGACGCGATACCGCTCGAATACTTCGCCGAATCCGGTTTCATCGCTGGGAATGAACGCGGGGCAGTCAAGGTTATAAAGATCTAACTTCTTCTCCACATCAGAGATTGAATCTGACGCAGCAAAAACAAGAATCAACTGATCGGTCGATGTGTCTTGTAGCTTAGAGAACAACGCTAGCATATTCCCGCAGGGCGCACAGGCGGTATATCCGAATCCCAAAAGCAGCGAGCGTTTGCCTCGCAGCTCGTTGATCGAAAGTGGCTCGCTGTTGAGCCATGTTCCTCTCCCTAGTTCCGGAGCAACTCTACCGATCAGTTCACGCGAACGTCGTACAGTCGATGCGTCGCGATCATGGCTCTCTCTGGCTTCCGCGTAAATCTTCGCTAATTCTTCCTCAGTACGGTTTGGGTCCGATGTGAACACCACTGGATACTTTTCTCGCAAATCACATACTTTCACACCCGGTTCCATCTTCATTTGAAAGACCGAATCATCTGGGACGTCGTCAATGTTCAGCGAAATAACGGTCGTTCGGTCCGTCCACTCAAGCCCCTCTTTTCCATAGCGCATACGTATACTAGCCATAGGCCAAAAAATGCCGTCCGTCACTTCGCGATGTTGATCAAATTGTTCCCAGTCGTTTCGCGAGTATCTCCCGTACAACTTATAGTCTTCGCGACCAACGATCCAATGATGATGCGCATCCCGCAACACAACACAATCGCGTTCAGCAAAACAAGTCTTCCCAACAAGAGTGGGTGGTGTCTGTTGCCAGTCCAGCCCGTCGTATGAGGCGGTAGCATCGTAGAACCAGATTGCGGGTGTTCCCACTTGAGGAAACCAAGCGAGCTTTGACATGGCTCCGCTCACGTCCGACTTAAGGTAGTAGTTCGGATCTTGCGTGGTGCCGTAGTCAACGTATCGAGTAAGCGAGTTCCCATCCCACGCTTCGGTTTGTATTCCAAACGCGTTGCTGCGGCTGACACAAACAAGTCGTGACTCATCGAACGTCAAGGATTGGTGTATTTTCCATTCGCGCGCAAGTGTTGGAAACGTTGTCTCGTCGACCAGCAAATCGGGGAAACTTGCCTTCTCTTCCGCGATGTCGCGTTCGTATCTTGCATCGCTTTTTGTGACAGTCACGCTGTATTCGAAACGGCCAAGTGGCAACGATTTGAACCAATGGTGTGTTCTCACGAGTGCATCGATGATGTCTTGCAGTTCGTGTGAGGAAATGTCAGCTTCCGAAACGTTGGGGATCTGTGACGAAAGCTTGGGTCCGGTGCCACTGTCTGTCGACGGAATTCGGTCGTGGAATATGAAAGCGAGCAAAAGCAGCCCGACTACCAACACAATTGGCAGTCGAAAGCGTTTGATATTCGTTGGACTGCCTGAAATCGATTTGTGTTCATCCACTGCATTCGACTCGCATTTATTCGGCGAACGTTTGGGTTTTGCGGGCCGGAACAGTTAATTTACCATTGCTGAACGCTCGCAGGCCCGGCTCCGTAACAACCCTTGGTTCCCCGCCGTGTTCGATCGAGCATGGACGCCGGGTCGCTAACCGTATCGAGCAGGGCCAAGTGCCAACGAGTATACCATCAGAACAAAGCGTCCGGCGAAACGTCAGGCATCATTTCGGCAACGAGCATCGCAATTTCAGCGTTCATTTTACGATGAAGCTTCCACCGACGGATCAGCCCGCTCGCGTTCCACTCGTCGGCAAATTTGGCCTCGATGATGAGGCGTGCGTCCGATTCCACGGCGGAAACTAAACGGTCGTACCCATCAGCGACAAACCCAGATTTACGGCCGGTGTCCGATGACGCAGCGAGTGCACGAGTTAGGAAGCGTTGTCGAAGCATGTCACGTAACACTGCAGAGTGCATTTCAGTAGGGGAACGCTTACGATCACCTCGCCGCGACGAGAGATCGACCACTTCCTAAAACCTCATTTCGCGGCTGAGGTGGATCGTTTCGTTATCCGCCAGTATACCGCAGGGCCTTGCTATCGACGAAAGGGCGTGAGCGCCAAAAGCAAAACACCTGGAGCACCTAAAATACACCATATCGGAACAAAGAAGAAGCTGCCGCCTGTTCGCGGTGAGAATAGCGCAACCGCGACAGTTGCATGCCGTGAGCGGGTCCGAACCAGAACATCCAAAAGCGAAAAAACGACCGAATCAATGATCATCAATACTAATCCAGCCAACTGTTTATCGGCGACGTTCAGTTTCGACGCCAATTCAATCGCGCCCCAAAGCCCGAAGGCCGCAAGCAAGCATAGTAGAGCCCCAAATAGATTGAATCCCCAGGAGTATATTCCAAGGCTAAGTTCGGCAAGTCTGCCACGCCATGCACTGCTGTTAGGCGCCTGTGGTGGATCGTATGGATTCACGAGTTTTCAGTCGGATAAAGAATCCATGTAAGTCCTGGGTTTGGGGCGGGAGCCGTTCGAATAAAATCTGGTGACTCAGCCCCGTGATCTCGGGTTGCCGGAAGCAACCACTGTCACAAATGTGCCAACCCCAAACCCAAAGGACACATGGACTATGAAGATTCTCGCTCTTGACTTCGGCAAATTCAATACGATGTGCTGTTTCTTTGATACAAAAACTCGCAAACACTCCTTCCTCAACGCCACTACCGACCGCAACTACCTCTCGACTGTCTTCAAAAAGCATAAGATCGACTTGGTGGTCATGGAGGCGTGTGGTCCGTCAGGCTGGATCAACGATCTAGCTGAGTCTTTGGGCCTCCAAACGTTCGTCTGCTCGACCAACGAAGAGGCTTGGAAGTGGTCCAACGTTAAACGCAAAACGGACAAGGATGATGCGCTCAAGCTGGCGCGTATGGCTACCATGAGTGAACTCAAGCCGGTTCACATGCCCTCGGAAGCGCATCGTGAGTTTCGCTCTCTGGTTAAGTACCGTAAAACACTCGACTGGCGGATCAACAAGATCAAATGCACCATTCGCGCGTGGTTCGTCAACCACGGCATCTCGATCGACAGGGGGGACAAAGCTTGGCACACCGGACGCGCATTGATCAACTCGTATCGCAAACCACTTACGGAGTGCTCCGCGAAAGAGTTGTGGAAAGGTGAGCTCGATCTTGAATTAACGCAGCTCGATTCTCTATCCACACAACTTGACGGGGTCGTCAAGAAACTCGAAGCGATCGGCAAGGCCGATCCTCGCATCGTACGACTGCGCACGATTCCCGGCGTTGGACCACGCACGGCTGAAATCCTGGTTGCCTGCATCGACGATCCGCACCGCTTTGAGAACGGACGCCAAGTGTCGGCCTACTTCGGCTTGGTACCTCGGCAATTTCAATCTGGTGAAACCGATCGCAACGGCCGCATCACCAAGCGGGGCAACCCGCTGGCTCGGACCATTCTTGTCGAGTGCGCTTGGGCCTCGCTGCGATACAATCCGTGGGCCAAGGGAGTCTACGATCGCATCTGCGGTAAGCAGAAGACACGCAAGAAGAAGGCGGGGGTGGCGTTGGCTCGCAAAATCGCGGTGATTGCTTGGGCCATGCTCCGCGATGAAAAGGACTGGGATCCGGTCACCATGATTCGCACTACCAAGTCGTTCGATGGAACGCTTCCCTTGGATGAGGAGACGTTTCGAACGATGCCTCCTAAGGAGAACTCGGACCAACGAAAAAGCCGCCTTCGCAGGGAAGCCCGCGAAGCCGAAGAGCTCACGCGGCGTTGCGCCGCCAAGGCGTCGCCCACGACAAAGTCAGCCAGAAAATCCAAGTCGAAGCCCACGCAGGTTGGTAAGTCGACGAAACAGCAGTCTGCCAAGTCGCAGGCGAAATCAATCACCACGCCGAGAAGTCCCATTGGCTCAAAGTCGAAATAAGCCACCACGAAAACCGCCAAACCACGGCGAGCAAGAAAGCCAGTATCCCCTGCCTGATGAGCGTACCCATTAGCACACTAACATCGACAGAACGAATCGGCCTTGCTCGCCCTTTTACCCCATCGCTACGAGGGACAACCTGTATCCGCTGACTGATGCATTGACATCGGCAGAACGAATCGGCACCTCGTAGCCTTTTGACACGTCACTAGTTGAACAGACTCATTCAATACCGATACCAACAGAGTTCACAGGAGCCCTTTCGCCGAACACGAGAACACTTGACAAGGACAAGACCAACCCAAACGTGCTGAGCACCGACACCAATTGACCACTGACTGATTCCCATGGATCGATCGCGCAGGATCGTCGGAACGTCAGACACGTCGCCCTAAAGAATGTGCCACACCAACGGAAGGTAGCTTGCTGCTCACCGAAGCCTCCAGGCAAGCTGCAGCCAACACGGACTCACCATCGACAACGATGCTTTGAACCGTGCATGGATAACTGAGGGAACGCGACCTGCTCCAAGTGAGCAGGAGCAGAAGTGTGAAACGCGTTCGCACCTCGAATAGTCGTTTAATCAAACATCCTTGACAAGCAAATTGTGCACCGGCCGAAGCGATACTCCTTCGAAGCTCTCTAACGAAGGCAACTTCCAAGTGGCTAAACCACGTCATGACATGACTGAATAACAGAATTCAAAAAAAGTGGCGACCGTCACTTGCCAAACCCAGGACTTCATAGTCGTTTGCAATCACCCGGTCGCGACGAGAGATCATCCATTGCCAAAATGCCCGACTTCGCGACTCGGTTGCATTGCTTGGTTCTGTTTTCTTTTCGTTGCGCACTCGTGCTAAACTTGAGCTGCCGTGCGAAGCCGACGACAAGTTTCACACCCCTAGTCTTGCAAGGAATCGAGTAACGCTTGAATTTCCTGCGGATTGATATTGGAGCATACTTCGTCCAGCATCGTCTTAAAATGCCGCTTTCCTTCCAGTCCAGACATAAAGCCGATATTGCCCAGTGGACCATAGCTGTCAGTGACAGACTTTTCATTCGCATTGAAGATGGCGTGGAAGGGGACTCCGACCGATCGGCCCTTCGTCAATCGCTCGGCAATTGCCTGGCCGTTTAGGTCACGAAAATCGTCAATTTTTAAGAGAATAAAGTCCTTTTCGAGAATCTCGCGCTGATCGTCGATCCACCTGCTTAGCATGAAGCAAGGACCGCAGTATCGTTGGCCTGTGCGGACCCAAACGAGTTTGTTCTGTTCTTTCGCTTGCTGAAAGGCCTTGTTCCATTTCGCTTCGGCGTCCTGTTGGGATGGCACATGCCGTTCGACGAATTCGTAAGCGGTATCTGCGGCATCGGAAGCCTCTGGATCGATGCGAATTCGCCCCAGCTGCTTTCCCTCGATGTCGTAAGCACACGCGAAGACCCCTTGCGTAGCTTTAGGCCAATCGAATCCATCGACGAAGGCCATGTTGTTCCCTGCCGACAATTCTTTGACGTCGACCTGCAGTTGCATGTAGCTGGCGACTGCCTTGTGCTCGGAGTAATTGAGCAGATGCTTATTGATGAACTCCCGCTTCGACTCTTCCGATTTGTCATAGACGATTACCATTAAATGGTAGCTGCCAAGACGACAGTCACGATGCATCGACGCAAAACGCTGCGCTAGTGGCAGCGGGTCGTCGCGACTCGTGGATGTACCGATCTTCGTGACCCGACTGCGCAGGTCGTCATCAGGCAAATAGTAAACCTCGTCGACGGATTCAAAGCGATTCGGTTCATTGTCCAACGTGTTCGTCCCCAGCAGGATTCTGGTCTGGCAGGGTAGACCATCGAATCGGTAGTTTCCCTCCGAGTCGGTTTGAGTCTCAATTCGCGGTACGTAAAAGGTCGTCGGGTAAGCGGTTCCAAATTCTCGTTCGTCTTCAATCTTAATCGAGGCCCAGACCTTATGATCAGCAACTGGATTTCCGCCTTGGTCGGTAATTCGCCCGGAAAAGCTCTTGGTGGGATGGAGTTGGATCCGCGCGGGTTTGGAGAACTCCTTGATCACCAAAGTACCGATGAAGCGTCTATCTGGCGAGTATGAAATGGCCCCAAGTTTCGCTGCTTTCGTTTTGATTCGGAAGCTTCCGTTTTCGTCTGTCTCTAATTGGAATTCATCGCCAGATTCACCATCAATCGCTTTGATGTGCACAATTGCACTGGCGATTTGCTGCTGATCCTCTTTCCACGGAACGATCCTGCCGGTGACTTCGACCGCCTCATCTACCTTCCGATGCAACTGAATCTCGTTGCTTTCCCCGCGTCGCACGTCGATGCTTTGCGTTGCTCGCCAGTCGGTTAGGTATACACTGGCTTCAAGCTTTTCTTCCGGTGCCAGCATCTCGATGACGCCTTCGTCATTCGCAAAGGTGCTCCCGTTTCTGCCGAGCGAGCCGGATCGCGTTTGACCATCCTCAAGCCAAGTGAAACTGTGGTCGGAAGCAATGTTGACCCACGCCCCCGAAATTGGCTTGAGA
Coding sequences within it:
- a CDS encoding thioredoxin family protein, with the protein product MASMISPKQLVPSILICLFILVGASAALAAAQGLPTEDVPDWIRGRGEQLELRLSGDVTRSDGGNVDGAEVQIQIKYNDQVFESFEPQVDGKRFQIWLPVNKYPWYSITVSATCRDGARCTRTILRQQLRELVVSGLNLKVQLPKRQVKVRVEYDGNEVVNSTVRAKLFNGATLQLETNANGLAKLKLLDEEKLVQLTAWSQQPIIGGYQFSRTPVRDPRADSHVISMYRCRPFEVHLKDAKGQPIAGVELGFQAATPPPDSNYLGTPDDYKLATNQDGIATVAWYPDIEDAHCYAEILDNRWVIESSQRGKDKLEVIANRAVERKKLTGHVIGDGKFAGGFSVKLGSFQAEQEGRVDFVYSFSDADGKFSADVLPDATYAVFLEDDKWVANAVDLIPFDSKTGQRNSPELFLSYGIPVRITLTQGSDLKPISGAWVNIASDHSFTWLEDGQTRSGSLGRNGSTFANDEGVIEMLAPEEKLEASVYLTDWRATQSIDVRRGESNEIQLHRKVDEAVEVTGRIVPWKEDQQQIASAIVHIKAIDGESGDEFQLETDENGSFRIKTKAAKLGAISYSPDRRFIGTLVIKEFSKPARIQLHPTKSFSGRITDQGGNPVADHKVWASIKIEDEREFGTAYPTTFYVPRIETQTDSEGNYRFDGLPCQTRILLGTNTLDNEPNRFESVDEVYYLPDDDLRSRVTKIGTSTSRDDPLPLAQRFASMHRDCRLGSYHLMVIVYDKSEESKREFINKHLLNYSEHKAVASYMQLQVDVKELSAGNNMAFVDGFDWPKATQGVFACAYDIEGKQLGRIRIDPEASDAADTAYEFVERHVPSQQDAEAKWNKAFQQAKEQNKLVWVRTGQRYCGPCFMLSRWIDDQREILEKDFILLKIDDFRDLNGQAIAERLTKGRSVGVPFHAIFNANEKSVTDSYGPLGNIGFMSGLEGKRHFKTMLDEVCSNINPQEIQALLDSLQD
- a CDS encoding IS110 family RNA-guided transposase, with amino-acid sequence MKILALDFGKFNTMCCFFDTKTRKHSFLNATTDRNYLSTVFKKHKIDLVVMEACGPSGWINDLAESLGLQTFVCSTNEEAWKWSNVKRKTDKDDALKLARMATMSELKPVHMPSEAHREFRSLVKYRKTLDWRINKIKCTIRAWFVNHGISIDRGDKAWHTGRALINSYRKPLTECSAKELWKGELDLELTQLDSLSTQLDGVVKKLEAIGKADPRIVRLRTIPGVGPRTAEILVACIDDPHRFENGRQVSAYFGLVPRQFQSGETDRNGRITKRGNPLARTILVECAWASLRYNPWAKGVYDRICGKQKTRKKKAGVALARKIAVIAWAMLRDEKDWDPVTMIRTTKSFDGTLPLDEETFRTMPPKENSDQRKSRLRREAREAEELTRRCAAKASPTTKSARKSKSKPTQVGKSTKQQSAKSQAKSITTPRSPIGSKSK
- a CDS encoding TlpA family protein disulfide reductase, which encodes MDEHKSISGSPTNIKRFRLPIVLVVGLLLLAFIFHDRIPSTDSGTGPKLSSQIPNVSEADISSHELQDIIDALVRTHHWFKSLPLGRFEYSVTVTKSDARYERDIAEEKASFPDLLVDETTFPTLAREWKIHQSLTFDESRLVCVSRSNAFGIQTEAWDGNSLTRYVDYGTTQDPNYYLKSDVSGAMSKLAWFPQVGTPAIWFYDATASYDGLDWQQTPPTLVGKTCFAERDCVVLRDAHHHWIVGREDYKLYGRYSRNDWEQFDQHREVTDGIFWPMASIRMRYGKEGLEWTDRTTVISLNIDDVPDDSVFQMKMEPGVKVCDLREKYPVVFTSDPNRTEEELAKIYAEARESHDRDASTVRRSRELIGRVAPELGRGTWLNSEPLSINELRGKRSLLLGFGYTACAPCGNMLALFSKLQDTSTDQLILVFAASDSISDVEKKLDLYNLDCPAFIPSDETGFGEVFERYRVTGYPTIVAIDGSGAVTSHQIGALSNE
- a CDS encoding VOC family protein, with the translated sequence MFAAPPVANLLVIRSPDIDRAVRFYQQMGMLFDRHSHGKGPEHFASDICGFVFEIYPQRDVNDVTTNTRIGFNVDDVNGVIDLLREIDAAIVTEPTDTEWGRRAVVKDLDGHTVELVTPVNREAKIVGEYRKTDRTGNTEDAK